In Eleginops maclovinus isolate JMC-PN-2008 ecotype Puerto Natales chromosome 19, JC_Emac_rtc_rv5, whole genome shotgun sequence, the sequence TGGATATATCCTCATGTTGATCTTCAACAATTACAGACTTCTGATCCTGTTGGCTGATAACTTCAAAGTTAGCGCTTGCACTTGGGGTCTTACTCACCAAACCCTTTACTGATAAATCCTTTGTTTCAGTCTTCTCTTTAGCTTCACCAGCACTCAAGGTTTTTGTGCTTTCAACCTTTGGTTCTTGAATTTGTCTTCCTGATTTCTTCTCTGGGGTTTGTGctttcatcacttcctgtttcacatcAGTATTTGGAGGTTTGGATTCTGTTGATATGCTGGTATCAGGTTTGGTTATATCCTCATGTTGATCTTCAACAATTACAGACTGCTGATCCTGTTGGTTGCTAACTTCACAGTTAGCTTTGGAATTTGCCGGTCTCTCTCACCAAACTCTTTACTGATGAATTCTTTGTTTCAGTCTTCTCTTTAGCTTCACTAGCACTCAcagtttttgtgtttgcaaCCTTTGGTTCTTGAATTAGGTTTTCTGATTTCTTCTCTGGTGCTTCTGTTTTTAGAACTTCCTGTTTAGCGTCAGTACTTGGAGGTTTGGATtctgttgatttttttgtatCTGAATTGGATATATCCTCATGTTGATCTTTAACAATTACAGACTTCTGATCCTGTTGGCTGATAACTTCAAAGTTAGCGCTTGCACTTGGGGTCTTACTCACCAAACCCTTTACTGATAAATCCTTTGTTTCAGTCTTCTCTTTAGCTTCACCAGCACTCaaggtttttgtgttttcaaccTTTGGTTCTTGAATTAGGTTTTCTGATTTCTTGTCTGGGGTTTGTGctttcatcacttcctgtttcacatcAGTATTTGGAGGTTTGGATTCTGTTGATTATGCTGGTATCTGGTTTGGTTGTGTCCTTATGTTTATCTTGAACAATTACAGACTTCTGATCCTTTTGCTTGCTAACTTCACAGTTAGCTTTGGAATTTGCCGGTCTCTCTCACCAAACTCTTTACTGATGAATTCTTTGTTTCAGTCTTCTCTTTAGCTTCACTAGCACTCAcagtttttgtgtttgcaaCCTTTGGTTCTTGAATTAGGTTTTCTGATTTCTTCTCTGGTGCTTCTGTTTTTAGAACTTCCTGTTTAGCGTCAGTACTTGGAGGTTTGGATtctgttgatttttttgtatCTGAATTGGATATATCCTCATGTTGATCTTTAACAATTACAGACTTCTGATCCTGTTGGCTGATAACTTCAAAGTTAGCGCTTGCACTTGGGGTCTTACTCACCAAACCCTTTACTGATAAATCCTTTGTTCCAGTCTTCTCTTTAGCTTCACCAGCACTCaaggtttttgtgttttcaaccTTTGGTTCTTGAATTAGGTTTTCTGATTTCTTGTCTGGGGTTTGTGctttcatcacttcctgtttcacatcAGTATTTGGAGGTTTGGATTctgttgatttatttgtatctgGTTTGGTTGTGTCCTTATGTTTATCTTGAACAATTACAGACCTCTGATCCTTTTGCTTGCTAAAGTCATAGTTAGCATTACCAGTTGCTGTCTCATTCACCAAATGCTGTGTTGATGAATCCCTTGTTTCAGTCTTCTTTTTAGTTCCATCAGCACTCTTAGTTTTGGTGCTCTCAACCTTTAGTTCTTGAATTTGATGTTCTGATACCTTTGGAGTTGAATCTTTTGTTTCGGTCTTTCCTTTGATACTAGATGAACTTTGAGTTTCAGTGCCTACAAGCTTTAGATCTTGACTTAGGCTTTCTAATTCCTTCTCTGGAGCTTCTGTTTGTAGCGcttctgcttcctgttttagGTCAGTGTTGGTACGATCTTCATTGCACATAGGTTGGAGTTCTTGACTTGTATCAGTTTGTGAAATCTGTTCCTCCAGTAGTTTCTTTTGAACTTGAGTTTTATCGGTCGGTGGTTCCTGTTCCAGGTTTGATTTTGGACTTTTGGATTCTATTAATTTGTTTTTCACTGGTCTTGTAACTTCCTCATCTTGCTCTTTCACAAGTGTGGACATCGGGTCTAGTTGGGTGCTTACTTCACTGTTAGCATTCCTAACTGTGGTGTCATTCACAGAACTCTTTATGGGATCAATTGTTTCAGTTAGAGTTTCAGTGCTTCTATCCTTTTGTTCTTGAATTTGGTTTTCAGTATCAGGATGTATGGATTCTGCGAAGTTGCTTATATCTGGTTTGGTTATGTCCTCATGTTGATCTCTAACAATTATGGACAACTGATCTTGCTGTATGCTAATTTCACTCTGAGCATTCACAATTGGAGTCTCATTCACCAAACTTTTGATTGGTGAATCTTTAGTTTCAGTGTTGTCTTTAGTACCTTCAGCACTCTGGGTTTCAGTGTTTGCTGCTTTTAGTTCTTGGGTTGTATCAATTTGTGAAACATTACTTTCTGTTGTATTCTTTGGAGCTTTTTCTGTTGCAGGTTGCTTTTCCACGTTAGTGTTTGGAACATTGGATTTACCTGATCCGTTAGCATTCTCCTCTACTTCGTCCGCATCTTGATCTCCAGCAATTAACGTCTTTTGTTCCTTTTGGCTCCTAACTTTGGAATTATCATTTGGTACATTTTGCATTGAAACTTCCTTTGTATTACTCTTAGTAGTTTTAGTGATTCTTTTCTTAGCGACGTCAGTTTTTATGTCTCCTTGTTTTGCCTCCTTATCCCTGATCTTTTTATCTTTGGTAAGACTTACTTTgggtttctgtttattttccaaagTTTGAGTCTTCATGTGCTGATCATTTTCCTGATCACCACTCTCTTCAATTTCCTTAATCTCACATTGCTTCTTTGTGTCAACCAAACTGGCTGTATCTTCCTGGAGTGCACTTCTTGCTTGCTCAGACTTTGTCTCTTCCAGGGCATCAGTAACTACCATCTGTGGTCCGTCCTCTGAGTCAGGCTGGGAACATTTCTCCCTTGATGATAGATCTGTTGACTTCTGTGCTTTTGTAAggtcttttctttcttcatcCTCAATAGTTATGGCCTTCAGCTCCTTTTTGCAACTGCTCTGTGAGTCAGCGCTTTCCAGCACAGTATCATTTAACTTTCTATTTGGTTTTGAGACCTTATCATCTCTTTCACATTCTCCTGGCACTAAAAGACGCTCTTTGTTCATCTGATTTTCAACATTCTTTTGCAATTCACAAACAGTCACAGCCTCTGTTTGAGTGTCCAAACCCTCTGCTGGTTTCTTGCCAACCTCCTTCTTACTTTTCTCTTCAAAATCATCTAATACATCTCTGATCAATGTGGGGGGTCTATCATTTTCAAGGATGGTGGTTTGATCCTTCAATAACTCCTTTTGCTGCTCCATTCTGGCCAGGTCAACACCAACATCAAGGGAAGTGCTTGCTAATACAGCTTTTGGTTCAGCATCTTGCTCTTTAGCAGGAAGACTATTTCTGCTTTTACATTCCGTAGAAGAGACcttatttgtttctttaaaggaAACACTACCCGGTAAAACATGATCCTGATCAGAATGGGTCATTTTGTCAGAGTGAGTGCTGCCAACCACAACAGGTTTTGCTGACATATCAGTTACATCCTCAGGTATTGTGTCTTTCGCAAACACGTCAGAATTTGGCTCTGGAACGGCTCTATCTTTGATTAAATCTGGTTTTCTGTTACCTACTAGCTGCGTTGCCTCTTTTACTTCTTCCGGACAAATCTTTGGTGctgtttcctgttcctgtttagTGTTTTCACTTCGAATGAGAGCTGATTTGGGTTGCGAATCAAGTTTTGCACCCGTATCTACATCAGTGATAGACGTCTGAGATGAACTTGCCTTGGCAGCATCACTGCTTGGCAATACCTCAGCTCCTGAGCCTTTTCGTGGTGTAACTGTTATTTGAGACTTTCCTGGAATACTTGCAtcattgtttttgatttgttggATGTTTGAAATCTCCTCTGTTGCAGGACTGGTTACGGTCTCCTCTAAAtcttttgacctttttcttttgttttcacttATGCTGTCTGTGAGTTTTATTCCATGTTCCTTTTCTTCTGTGGATATAGActtgaatacaaatatagaaTTGTCATTCACTTGATCTGCGTTGACACTCTCAGACGCTTTGTTCTGATTTGAATCCTCCTGTTTGGATGCGGATGTGCTCGCAGAATTCTCAGTTGGTGATTGTTTTCTGGATCTAATTTTGTTGGGGCTTCTCTCACCTCTTGTAGGAAGCTTGCTTACAGGCGATGGGACTGGACTCTTTTGGCGTTTGAAGTCGCTGGGTTTGGAGAGCCTTGATGAGATGGATTTCTCTTGCTtggtgggaggtggagagaCACCAGCGGTTTGTGTGTCACTATCTTCTTGGCAGATGCTTCTTTTAGTAATGCGATTGGATGATCTTGGTGACAGCATGATTCCTAtttgagacacacaaacaaatagttGTATGTAACACAAGAATGCAAGCAGATCCATGTGTGTGGTTAATAGGAAGCTGGTGCAAACAGATGATTAGCTTAGCAGcttagaataaaaacagaaaagcaagACCCAGCACATCTAAaggtaacaaaataaatacaagtttaTTTATTCTAAAGCTTAATAGTTGTCAAATTATAACTCTTTGCGATGTGTAAAAACATTCTTTATGAGCTTTTCATCAATTTTGATCTGCTAGTTTTGCATCCAACagcaagttgttgtttttttacaccaTATGATTTTTGTACCaattcatgttttatatatttctaattAAATCCTGCAATTTGATTGGATGCTGTCAGAGTGGTTCAAACAAGGTGGATTTTGGAAATCAAAATTTAACTACGCTAATTAATAGGTCAAATGAAGCCATTGTAATTTAAGTCCAAGTTGAGTTTCAATTTAAATTCTAaattcctatttttttttattggtgtcTGACTCGAGTCATGCAATCAGGTCCACACCTTTAATGTCAAACTTAGGTCTAAGGATTATGTAATAATCACAGTACTATGTTTTGGTCGTACTTACCTTTCTTGGGACTTTCAGGTAGCGGAGATGCTGTTTCACTACCGGGCTTCTCATCAGGAGTTACTTCTTGCTGCTTTTGCTTCTGTTCTGTCTTGGATATTTCTGAATCGGTCTGATCATTTGTCACTCTTTTGAAGTTTGTTCCACTTGTTAGAGTTGTATCCACATTCTTCTTTCTTGTAGGAGATGAAATGGGTAATCGGCTCTTTAATGCCGAGGAGGTATTGCTCTCCTGATGgttttgcctttgtttttttacttccaaGCTCTCCCTGTCTGTTTGGTGTCCTGTTTTAATACTACTCTCCCCGTGGTCATTCTCCAGGCCGTTTACCAGCTTTGTAGGGTCACTGACCTCATTTGGCTTTTCTTTAATAAGCTTTGTTCCtgtcttgtttgttgtttttgttggagAAATGCTCCCTGACAGAGCTCGGCCTCCTTTGGTTTCTTCAAAACTTTGTTTCCTGACAGCTCTGGCTGGACTCACCGGAGATTTCAAGGCTTCTTTGGCTTTGGGTTGTCTCTGCAGTCTGGAAGTGAGCACTGACCCGGAAGCATCAGCCACTGAAGTTTTATCTGGCGTCACTGGTGATTTCACATCAGCATCTGATGCCGACCTTTTGGGGATTTTAGACTTGGAAGCAGTTGGACTTGAGGGACCACTGGTGCTTGGGTCTTTTAATGTTGGTAACATAGAAGCTGTTTTATCATTGCTAGGTTCCCTCTGTGCTGGAATATCACTGGAAGTTACAACTTCTGTGCTCTCTGTGGAGGCTTTAGCTTTTGTTGTCACAAGTTTTGCCTTGCTGCCAGCTGCTGAGGACGGGGCCTTTGCTCCACTTGCTGTGGTATGCCgactttctgctgctgctttaaccCCTCGTTTGGAGGGTGTAGCCTGAGCAGTTCCTTGGCCTTTTATCCCAGACCCCGGCGTTTGTGACTTTGCTCTGAACATGTCTGAGTTTGCAGAGGTATCATCAAAATCAGAGGCCGCAGACTGTGTGTTATCTATAACTAAGGGTTCAGGAGTGTTTGTTTCGGAGTGTTTTGTGTCATCTCTTGTTGGAAATGGCTCAAGGTTGGCTTCCTTAAGTTCCACATTGTTGTTTTCCTGGAGGCTTGGCAGTCTGAaaggaaagagagtgagagagagacattaGCATAGATATTTTAGGGAGACATCAACAACCACACACTGAATGAGTCATTAAACGAGGTACAATGAAAAGTACATTCCTTTTTACTCTGCTGGGAAACGTTATATAATCTAGTAAAATAACTCAGTAGTGTACAGTAGTTGCATTAGTGTCACTATGGCAAATCAAAATGGTAACAGTATTCCCTTagagtgacatttaaaaaaggatcaaTCGCTCTTATGCTACTttcattcttctttatttttaaaaatccagtAGAGGGAAACCTGATTTGATACAAAATATCTGTGATTCTTCTATTCCAAGGTAACATTATTCGGtggtaaaaaaacatcttatagatactttttttctcttgtatttattagCATCACATTTGATGTTGAAGTCATCcaaaaacagaaagtaatcaggttacattactctcattttatttagctaattatgaagttttttttaaagtaaccctcccaactcTGCTGATAAAAAACGTCAACTATGTTAAAGAATAGTTGTGAGACTATAAATCAGTCATCAGGTATGTGTCAGGCAGGACCATTTGTAGCCTGGAGTGTTCGGTAACTCAGGGTTTTGTCACACAACAATgcatccttttttcttttgagagACGTAGCTTTACGTCTGCCATGCCTTTTCTCTATATCCATGTGTCTCAGTGTAACGATGTAACCTTAAGTCAAACAAAAGTGTTCACGCAGTAGTCGCCAGTTGCTTGTCCAGTTTCCGAATGATTAACTTATTCAGGCAGTGAATGCACACCATAGGTAAACACAGCAAAGGTGACCTTCATTTCAATGAAGCATAAACCTGACACGTATTTCTTAGAAAGTAACACATGCATTATATTTGTAGGGTAATCTATAATACTGTTTTTCTATGATTGGATGTACTGTACATGAATATTTCAGTGCTGGTCTGTATTGTTCTCCTCTGGTACAATAGAGCTTGGGAACTCAGAGCTCAGGTTGCATGCATGCTTAGCTCCCATGGTTTACCCCAGGATCAAAGGGACTATTAAACAGTAACCACAGAAAAATTAAAACACTCACGGCTTCACTTCTGTCGCGTCTGAAGTCTTTGTAGTGGTTGAATCTCTGCTGAGCTCCTCTTCCGCTGCTTCGTCCCCATCCAAACTTGGCTCGGGGCTAACGCGCACCTTGTGGGCAAACACCTTGTGCTTGGAAGGCAGATTCACAGACTTGCGCGTAACGCGGTGTTCCCTCGACTTGCGTTTCTCCTGAAGTGAACTTTGCTTTGAGCCTGTGCCAGTGCCAGGCTCCTCCGGCTGTGGTACTGTTGTTTGAAACTCCCCTGTAGTCAGTGCCAAGGAGATGTCTGATTCTGACGGCAAAGTCTCGGAGGGGGTGGAAGGGCAGTCTGCCACGCTCTGGGGTAGAGAGTCGTCCTCAGGAATTACTGTGACAGGTATAGCCAGCACGGGAGGAGAGTCTGCTCTGAAGCATTCCTCCCCTTGTTTCATTAtatccttctctttctccccctccctccccacgTCCTCCTCTGCTCCCAGGTGTGTTTCCACCCATAATGCTTTGTATAGTTGGACAGGAGAATCCCCTTCAGGCGCTTGTTCTTTTTCAGGTGATGGGCTCCATTCCGAGGCTTCAGTGTCCCAAGAGAATACCTGACCCCTCCTCTTGTTTTCCCTCGCTATGTACGGAGAGTCTTCGCCCTCCTGTTGGGTCGTGGCAGGTTGCGAGGTGGAGGAACGAGAGCCTAAAGTTATTCCTCTCAAGGCGGTGCTGTGCCCGTTCTCTCCAATTTTCactgacattttctttgttccCAAGCTTATAGAGGTTAAGTTTGGTGACTTTGGGTTTTCAGCTGCCTTGGAAAGGGAGATATTCAATGTCGAGCTCTGATTAGCGGCATTATCCTTAGTATTTTTCACAGTATTTCCATCCAAACTGCTTAGCCTCCTCCTTACTTCCTCCTCCACCGACTCTGCAAAGCCTAGGTCTGACTCAGCTCTTGGTTGAGTTGTGGTAGCGAGATCCAAAGTGGTAGGAGGCAGATTAACAGTCTGCTTTTCAGTGATGGGTGTGCTGACCCTGCACACATGCACCTCCCTCACACTGCTTCTGCCGCTGCTGTTACTGTCTGCGAACGGGAGGTCTGCATCGGCGGTCGACAGAGAGATGACGCTTGAGCCGCTGGGACTCGAGCTTTGGCTGTGTGTGTCGCCAAACTCTGCTCCTTCAATGTCTTTTCGAGATGGAGTTAGCGTCTTGAGCCCATCTTCCTCCAGGAGCAGGGGTGAGCATGGAGACAAGGGGGATGTTGGGGTTGTTCCATCGCTGGAGGCGTCTGAGCGTGTTCTAGTGCTCTTCTTTCTCTTGTTGAAGAAGTGGCTGAGGCGATCTAACACTCCCTTCTTCTCCTCCGAACcctgaaagagacagacataAAACAGATAGAACGATAAACAATGAGTTGAAGAGAGCAGCTGGCACACCCTTTCTGGTTTTGCTatggatgaaaagaaagaaaaataaaatagggaaTGAAGAGGTATGCTCTTCAACAGACAGCACAGCTAGACAaattgacatcatttgccataGCTTTTAATTACAAAACCCGAAAACTGTAACATAATCATTGTTAAAATTCTAACTTAGAGCACATGATTGTTCTTAGAACAGGTACAATATTAGAATGGAATAACTATAGAGCATAAAACTACTGCATTCAGTTTCTGGAGAGAATATGAATGGAAAATACAAATGCACTAATTTATCAGACAGATggataaatatataatataatataaacgTTTTTAGTGAAATAACAAATCCTTGAAACAGTGTGGCAAAAATCATTTTTGGTTTTGCTTAAAGTTTTGCTTTTGAGTTTTACTTGAAATCCTACAAATTTACTTCAAATGATAAGCTTTGGAATTGAATTAAAGAAATTGTGGCTTCATTATGAAAAACACTGGGCCTGATTTTATATAACTCAATTATTATGTCTTGAGAAAatattgtgtattgtatgtaCTGAAtcttattttcagaaaataattcacatattttaattatttgctATTATTTGATCAGCGTTTTCATAAAAGCTCACCTTCAAGTTGTCAACGTATTGTCTTTTCAGGTTAAAGattatattaaacattaaagatgaaataaaagagCCAGAATAAAGAAATGTCATAAATGAGATCTAGGTTGTTTATTTCAAGATTCTTTCATCTAATGCCtgttaaaagacaaacaagttACAGAGCctattaaaatatgtacattaGGCAGGAAGGGTTAAATGCATTAATGGTTAAATGGTTAAACAACACAGTGGTGAAACAATACGACTGGGGTATGTTTGCTAATGATTGACTAGACAGATGTAAAACTTCTTTGATGCTCAGTTCAAGGTTCACTTCACTTATCACATCTAACTGTACATAAACAGTATGAGATTGAAATCAAACAACAAGAGCCTCATAATCAATCAgtacaacattatttttaaagtaaaatatcagTAGAGTgtgaaacagcagcagtgactTCTACATGTTTGTGTAGTAggttttaaatcacatttttatgctGCTTTAGCACTTTTAAACCGAATTTCTGTCACAGTAAGGAATACCGAAGAAACACAGCTTGCGCAACATGGAAAACTGAAGTCCCTGTATAAAGAGCACACATCAGGACAAGAAGCATGAACCACAGTGTGAAAGCAACAGTTACATACCATTTTGACTTCCTGGAGGCTTGAGGCTGGAATTCTTTAGGAGTTCTGTGTCTTTAGATTCCCCAAAAAGTtaatatttaaagcttttttgAAGAGATTATGATCCGTAAAACAACTCTTACGACTGAAATACAAAAGCCAGTATCCTCCTTCTGTAGCAGATTACATAGAACATGGAATAGTCCTCTCTTATGAACACACAAGCAGTACTGGCTGCAAGGGACATGTGCGTGTCAACGGTTAATGTCCCAGTGCTGAACAAAGTGACTCTAGGGCATGGCCATTAGCATCATGACTACAGCATAAAAAAGATATTGTGAGAAATGGCTCGCATGGCaaacagggaaaaaaaggaatttccATTCCAGTGATATTGAAAGGGTGTGGAGAAAACTCCACCCTTCCTCATTCTAAAGAGCTGCAAATCAATAGGACATGTGTTATTTGCTGTCTGAGAAAATTTAAATCAGTTAAGACTCATTAAAGTTATCATTATGATAGGaatagaaatgtacatttaaactGCAGTAACATATTTCTGTGTTACTATATAAATACATGGGCAACccaatttgtttttaacttcaATGTTAAACCTGAGTAATTTGGGGAAGTATTTTTGATAAAAACCTGTTTTGCTCCCTTCTCCAGTGTTGTCAAACGGTAATTCACTAAGCAAACAGCACATAAGACAGCCTGTGGCAAAGTTTTCCAGCTCTTGTCTAGAATCAA encodes:
- the LOC134881192 gene encoding mucin-2-like yields the protein MSKSSSLKVKNLFKIKSPDKESKERKRSCSLKDVTATSPRERSETLPANLGPSSPGDIVTLAGDVLPTSPKEKKSRRLLSFKMKRKKSKHKEEAGGEVFFPDELDSFHSNMSYDQISVSTECSFRTKSDWEPESSSMISFDMNQPHHPPSPSKFFKGSEEKKGVLDRLSHFFNKRKKSTRTRSDASSDGTTPTSPLSPCSPLLLEEDGLKTLTPSRKDIEGAEFGDTHSQSSSPSGSSVISLSTADADLPFADSNSSGRSSVREVHVCRVSTPITEKQTVNLPPTTLDLATTTQPRAESDLGFAESVEEEVRRRLSSLDGNTVKNTKDNAANQSSTLNISLSKAAENPKSPNLTSISLGTKKMSVKIGENGHSTALRGITLGSRSSTSQPATTQQEGEDSPYIARENKRRGQVFSWDTEASEWSPSPEKEQAPEGDSPVQLYKALWVETHLGAEEDVGREGEKEKDIMKQGEECFRADSPPVLAIPVTVIPEDDSLPQSVADCPSTPSETLPSESDISLALTTGEFQTTVPQPEEPGTGTGSKQSSLQEKRKSREHRVTRKSVNLPSKHKVFAHKVRVSPEPSLDGDEAAEEELSRDSTTTKTSDATEVKPLPSLQENNNVELKEANLEPFPTRDDTKHSETNTPEPLVIDNTQSAASDFDDTSANSDMFRAKSQTPGSGIKGQGTAQATPSKRGVKAAAESRHTTASGAKAPSSAAGSKAKLVTTKAKASTESTEVVTSSDIPAQREPSNDKTASMLPTLKDPSTSGPSSPTASKSKIPKRSASDADVKSPVTPDKTSVADASGSVLTSRLQRQPKAKEALKSPVSPARAVRKQSFEETKGGRALSGSISPTKTTNKTGTKLIKEKPNEVSDPTKLVNGLENDHGESSIKTGHQTDRESLEVKKQRQNHQESNTSSALKSRLPISSPTRKKNVDTTLTSGTNFKRVTNDQTDSEISKTEQKQKQQEVTPDEKPGSETASPLPESPKKGIMLSPRSSNRITKRSICQEDSDTQTAGVSPPPTKQEKSISSRLSKPSDFKRQKSPVPSPVSKLPTRGERSPNKIRSRKQSPTENSASTSASKQEDSNQNKASESVNADQVNDNSIFVFKSISTEEKEHGIKLTDSISENKRKRSKDLEETVTSPATEEISNIQQIKNNDASIPGKSQITVTPRKGSGAEVLPSSDAAKASSSQTSITDVDTGAKLDSQPKSALIRSENTKQEQETAPKICPEEVKEATQLVGNRKPDLIKDRAVPEPNSDVFAKDTIPEDVTDMSAKPVVVGSTHSDKMTHSDQDHVLPGSVSFKETNKVSSTECKSRNSLPAKEQDAEPKAVLASTSLDVGVDLARMEQQKELLKDQTTILENDRPPTLIRDVLDDFEEKSKKEVGKKPAEGLDTQTEAVTVCELQKNVENQMNKERLLVPGECERDDKVSKPNRKLNDTVLESADSQSSCKKELKAITIEDEERKDLTKAQKSTDLSSREKCSQPDSEDGPQMVVTDALEETKSEQARSALQEDTASLVDTKKQCEIKEIEESGDQENDQHMKTQTLENKQKPKVSLTKDKKIRDKEAKQGDIKTDVAKKRITKTTKSNTKEVSMQNVPNDNSKVRSQKEQKTLIAGDQDADEVEENANGSGKSNVPNTNVEKQPATEKAPKNTTESNVSQIDTTQELKAANTETQSAEGTKDNTETKDSPIKSLVNETPIVNAQSEISIQQDQLSIIVRDQHEDITKPDISNFAESIHPDTENQIQEQKDRSTETLTETIDPIKSSVNDTTVRNANSEVSTQLDPMSTLVKEQDEEVTRPVKNKLIESKSPKSNLEQEPPTDKTQVQKKLLEEQISQTDTSQELQPMCNEDRTNTDLKQEAEALQTEAPEKELESLSQDLKLVGTETQSSSSIKGKTETKDSTPKVSEHQIQELKVESTKTKSADGTKKKTETRDSSTQHLVNETATGNANYDFSKQKDQRSVIVQDKHKDTTKPDTNKSTESKPPNTDVKQEVMKAQTPDKKSENLIQEPKVENTKTLSAGEAKEKTGTKDLSVKGLVSKTPSASANFEVISQQDQKSVIVKDQHEDISNSDTKKSTESKPPSTDAKQEVLKTEAPEKKSENLIQEPKVANTKTVSASEAKEKTETKNSSVKSLVRETGKFQS